A genomic segment from Pedobacter sp. MC2016-14 encodes:
- a CDS encoding sodium:solute symporter, which yields MSSIDWAVLIVTLVAIVSYGVYKSRGAQNIQGYLLGNQSSPWYAVCLSVMATQASAITFLSAPGQAYSSGMGFVQFYLGLPLAMIVLCITFVPIFHRLKVYTAYEYLEQRFDLKTRALTAFLFLIQRGLSTGITIYAPSIILSTILNINTTYTTLCIGSIVVAYTVYGGTKAVSYTQMLQMSIIFLGLFAAGIMVVHLLPGDVGFSKAIGIAGKMGRTNAIDFTFDLNNRYTVWTGIIGGFFLQLSYFGTDQSQVGRYLTGASVGQSRLGLLMNGLVKIPMQFLILLIGVLVFTFYQYNRPPIFFNSFELHKLENSSYNPQLNVLKKEYEEAFKSKQTEVNKLSKAISSSNQQVIDQQRVALQAADEQTKAIKTKVTTLMLQNDKGANVDDNNYIFLSFVTKYLPKGLIGLLIAIIFLASMGSTASALNSLASTSVIDIYKRLINKEADDAQYLKASRWSTLIWGAVCIVMAIFAGKIGNLLEAVNILGSYIYGTILGVFLVAFYVKHVGGRAVFCAALLAELMVCILGFNDVVAYLWLNVIGCLLVVILSMLLQPFFKKKTAAVSSNGS from the coding sequence ATGAGTAGTATAGACTGGGCTGTTTTAATAGTCACCTTAGTTGCCATAGTATCTTATGGTGTATACAAAAGTAGAGGCGCTCAGAATATTCAAGGATACCTGTTGGGAAACCAATCCTCACCCTGGTATGCAGTATGTCTTTCTGTAATGGCTACACAAGCCAGTGCCATTACTTTTCTATCTGCCCCCGGTCAGGCTTATTCTTCTGGAATGGGCTTTGTGCAATTCTACCTGGGCTTGCCATTGGCCATGATTGTACTCTGCATTACCTTTGTGCCTATTTTTCACCGTTTAAAAGTTTATACAGCCTATGAGTATCTGGAGCAACGCTTTGATCTAAAAACAAGGGCATTGACGGCTTTTCTGTTTTTGATCCAACGTGGACTATCTACAGGGATCACCATTTATGCACCCTCAATTATATTGTCTACCATCCTTAACATCAATACCACTTATACCACGCTATGTATCGGAAGTATTGTGGTGGCTTATACGGTTTACGGCGGTACAAAGGCCGTATCCTATACGCAAATGCTGCAAATGAGTATTATCTTTTTAGGGCTTTTCGCGGCGGGCATCATGGTAGTACATTTACTTCCCGGAGATGTTGGCTTTAGCAAGGCTATTGGTATTGCGGGCAAAATGGGGCGTACCAATGCAATAGATTTTACATTTGACCTGAACAACAGATATACCGTGTGGACTGGAATCATAGGAGGTTTCTTTCTACAGCTTTCTTATTTCGGGACAGATCAGAGCCAGGTAGGACGGTACCTAACAGGGGCATCTGTAGGGCAAAGCAGGTTAGGCTTATTGATGAACGGACTGGTTAAAATACCGATGCAATTTCTTATTTTACTTATTGGTGTACTGGTTTTTACGTTTTATCAATACAACAGACCACCCATATTCTTCAATAGTTTTGAGCTTCATAAACTCGAAAACAGCAGTTATAACCCGCAGTTAAATGTGCTGAAGAAAGAATATGAAGAAGCTTTTAAAAGTAAACAGACTGAGGTAAATAAGCTGAGTAAGGCCATCTCCTCATCTAATCAGCAGGTAATTGATCAGCAGCGCGTTGCTTTGCAGGCTGCAGACGAGCAAACAAAAGCGATTAAAACTAAGGTAACCACGCTGATGCTGCAGAACGATAAGGGTGCCAATGTTGACGATAACAATTACATCTTCTTAAGCTTTGTAACCAAATATCTCCCAAAAGGACTGATCGGATTACTTATCGCAATAATCTTTTTGGCGTCTATGGGCTCCACAGCCAGCGCATTAAATTCATTGGCTTCTACCAGTGTAATTGATATTTATAAGCGCCTGATCAATAAAGAAGCAGATGATGCGCAATATTTAAAGGCTTCCCGCTGGTCAACCCTCATTTGGGGTGCAGTTTGTATTGTGATGGCCATATTTGCAGGTAAAATTGGCAACCTGCTGGAGGCTGTAAATATCCTGGGTTCTTACATCTACGGCACTATTTTGGGCGTGTTCCTTGTTGCCTTCTATGTAAAACATGTAGGTGGCAGAGCCGTGTTTTGTGCCGCTTTGCTTGCGGAGCTCATGGTCTGTATTTTAGGATTTAATGATGTTGTGGCCTATTTATGGCTCAACGTTATTGGTTGCCTATTGGTGGTCATCCTTTCAATGCTCCTGCAGCCGTTTTTTAAAAAGAAAACCGCTGCTGTTTCCAGCAACGGTTCTTGA
- a CDS encoding DUF2911 domain-containing protein translates to MKTTLKITLLLLLTLGIGAELKAQGFKMPQPSSGQTIIQDFGLGQITVKYSRPNTKGRKIFGALEPYGTVWRTGANSATIITFTEEVTLEGKQVPAGEYALFSIPGKDEWTIILNKTSKQWGAYEYAAANDFLRVKVKPVMVKENTETFAINFINVFPTKAQLQLSWEHTSVTLSLATEIDAKVMAGIDEAMKGEKKPYMQSAIYYFENGKDLNKALEWMNAAEAADQKAPWVKLWKGRMQLKSGDKKGAAATAEAGIKAATEMKNQEYIRLNTELLALTKK, encoded by the coding sequence ATGAAAACAACTTTAAAAATTACACTGTTATTGCTCCTAACCTTAGGAATTGGCGCAGAATTAAAAGCACAGGGCTTTAAAATGCCTCAGCCTAGTTCCGGCCAAACAATTATTCAGGATTTTGGACTTGGACAAATCACAGTTAAATATTCACGCCCTAATACCAAAGGACGCAAAATATTTGGGGCATTGGAGCCATATGGTACAGTTTGGCGCACAGGGGCAAATAGCGCAACCATCATCACATTTACTGAAGAGGTAACACTTGAAGGCAAACAAGTTCCGGCTGGTGAGTATGCCTTGTTCAGCATTCCAGGAAAAGATGAGTGGACAATAATTTTAAATAAAACTTCAAAACAATGGGGTGCCTATGAATACGCAGCGGCTAACGATTTTTTACGTGTTAAAGTAAAACCTGTAATGGTTAAAGAAAATACGGAAACTTTTGCCATCAACTTCATCAATGTATTCCCTACTAAGGCTCAACTGCAACTGTCATGGGAGCATACCAGCGTTACCTTAAGCCTTGCAACAGAGATTGATGCTAAAGTAATGGCTGGTATTGACGAAGCCATGAAAGGCGAGAAAAAACCATACATGCAATCTGCCATCTACTATTTTGAAAACGGCAAAGACTTAAATAAAGCGTTGGAATGGATGAATGCCGCTGAAGCTGCTGATCAAAAAGCGCCATGGGTAAAATTATGGAAAGGCCGTATGCAACTGAAAAGCGGAGATAAAAAAGGTGCTGCTGCTACTGCTGAAGCAGGGATTAAAGCCGCTACAGAAATGAAAAATCAGGAATATATCCGTCTAAATACTGAGCTGCTTGCTTTAACAAAAAAATAG
- a CDS encoding PAS domain-containing sensor histidine kinase translates to MENAKLLRAIIETAIDGIITLSERGIIESLNPAALKLFGYELEEVIGQNISLLMPEPDKSSHDRYLEHYKQTGERHIMGTGREVRGLRKDGSTFPFRLAVNEVQYEDRKIFTGFVHDLSKEKEAEERLRDYANELEDLVEERTKSLKKTVIALRDAKEEVSLSLEKEKELNQMKSRFVSMASHEFRTPLSSVQLSSSLIGKYAEPFQNKNIDKHVHKIKNAVGNLTTILNDFLSLERLEAGKVEPAFHTFDLVKLAEEITEEMQLIAKQDQNIIYQHTGLGSVVSLDQNLLKNCMINLINNAIKYSGENTFIEFNTEITGDRCIVTIKDNGIGIPEVDQKQLFQPFFRAHNTGNIPGTGLGLNIVLRYAGLMNGAVNFESKVNEGTTFTLSFRK, encoded by the coding sequence ATGGAGAACGCAAAGTTATTAAGGGCCATCATAGAAACTGCAATTGATGGGATCATTACCCTGAGTGAGCGTGGGATCATTGAGAGCCTTAATCCTGCTGCGCTGAAGCTTTTTGGCTACGAATTGGAGGAGGTAATTGGACAAAATATTTCTCTCCTGATGCCAGAACCTGATAAAAGTTCGCATGACAGGTATCTTGAACACTATAAGCAAACTGGCGAAAGACATATTATGGGTACAGGGAGAGAAGTCCGGGGCCTTCGCAAAGATGGCTCCACTTTTCCCTTCAGGTTAGCTGTAAATGAGGTGCAATATGAAGACCGGAAGATTTTTACTGGTTTTGTACACGATTTAAGTAAGGAGAAAGAAGCGGAGGAGCGTTTGCGCGATTATGCCAATGAACTTGAAGATCTGGTGGAAGAAAGGACTAAATCCCTTAAGAAAACAGTGATTGCCCTTAGGGATGCTAAGGAAGAGGTTAGCTTATCGTTAGAGAAGGAAAAGGAACTGAACCAGATGAAAAGTCGTTTTGTTTCTATGGCTTCACATGAGTTTAGGACGCCCTTAAGCTCCGTGCAGCTTTCTTCTTCCCTGATCGGAAAATATGCCGAACCTTTCCAAAATAAGAACATTGATAAACATGTTCATAAAATAAAAAATGCTGTAGGTAACCTCACTACCATTTTAAATGATTTTCTCTCGCTGGAAAGATTGGAGGCTGGTAAAGTTGAGCCTGCATTTCACACTTTTGATCTCGTAAAACTTGCAGAAGAAATTACGGAAGAGATGCAGCTGATTGCCAAACAAGATCAAAATATCATTTATCAGCATACAGGATTAGGTAGTGTTGTTTCTCTTGATCAGAACCTGCTTAAAAATTGCATGATTAATTTGATCAATAACGCTATAAAATACTCCGGTGAAAATACCTTCATAGAGTTTAATACGGAAATTACAGGAGACAGGTGTATTGTAACCATTAAAGACAATGGTATTGGCATTCCTGAAGTTGACCAAAAACAACTATTTCAGCCTTTTTTTAGGGCGCATAATACAGGTAATATCCCCGGCACTGGATTAGGATTGAACATTGTATTGCGTTATGCAGGATTAATGAACGGTGCAGTAAACTTTGAAAGCAAGGTTAACGAGGGTACAACTTTTACATTATCCTTCAGAAAATAA
- a CDS encoding response regulator has translation MTTALNILLIEDNEDIRESTAEILQLAGYNVIDADNGKTGLELAQVKLPDLILCDIMMPELDGYGVLYMLGKNSETANIPFIFLTAKAERMDMRKGMEMGADDYLVKPFDDVELLNAVESRLSKKQKQEQFYSKSIEELSTLVSGTAGLKELQKLIQERKIRPVKKKQIIYYEGDMVSGIYLVLSGKVKTFKMSADGRELLTGMHGAEEYFGVPALLLNEPYAETAEALEDATICQLPKEMIDELLSRYPDVARQFIRILSNKLLDKEEQLLQLAYHSVRKRMADVLLRLIKTEAEGEQVVLRVSRDNLAAMAGMATETVSRILSDFKEEGLIERKGGQIIILSQLKLQQMKN, from the coding sequence ATGACAACAGCATTGAACATATTATTAATTGAGGACAATGAAGATATTAGGGAAAGTACTGCCGAAATTCTTCAACTTGCAGGTTATAACGTAATCGATGCGGATAATGGCAAAACGGGCTTGGAACTTGCGCAGGTAAAATTGCCGGATTTGATTTTGTGTGACATCATGATGCCAGAACTGGATGGCTACGGTGTACTGTACATGTTGGGTAAAAATTCGGAAACGGCAAACATTCCCTTCATTTTTTTAACGGCCAAGGCAGAACGCATGGATATGCGTAAAGGGATGGAGATGGGTGCAGATGACTATTTGGTAAAACCTTTTGACGATGTGGAATTGCTGAACGCGGTTGAGAGCCGGCTGAGCAAAAAACAAAAGCAGGAACAGTTTTACAGCAAATCCATTGAGGAACTGAGTACGCTGGTTTCTGGTACGGCTGGACTTAAAGAATTACAGAAATTGATTCAGGAGCGTAAAATACGCCCGGTAAAGAAAAAACAGATCATTTATTACGAAGGAGATATGGTCTCCGGCATTTACCTGGTGCTAAGTGGCAAGGTTAAAACATTTAAAATGAGTGCCGATGGACGGGAGCTGCTGACTGGCATGCATGGTGCGGAAGAATATTTTGGCGTACCTGCTTTACTGTTAAATGAGCCTTATGCGGAAACAGCAGAGGCATTGGAGGATGCTACCATTTGTCAGCTACCAAAAGAAATGATTGACGAATTGTTGAGCCGCTATCCTGATGTGGCCAGGCAGTTTATCCGAATCCTTTCCAATAAGTTATTAGATAAGGAAGAACAGCTTCTGCAGCTGGCTTATCATTCTGTGCGCAAACGTATGGCTGATGTACTGCTTCGGCTAATTAAGACAGAAGCAGAAGGTGAACAAGTTGTTTTGCGTGTTTCCAGAGATAACCTTGCGGCAATGGCGGGCATGGCTACAGAGACCGTAAGCCGGATTTTGAGTGACTTTAAGGAAGAAGGTTTGATTGAAAGAAAAGGCGGACAGATCATCATTTTATCGCAGTTGAAACTGCAGCAGATGAAAAACTGA
- a CDS encoding lactate dehydrogenase, with the protein MRVVAYSIKSFEKEPLALANHKKHDITLISNQLGAETVNYAEGKEAVIVFTDDVVSAAVIHQLADMGVKYIATRSTSTIHIDQEAAAARNIKIANVPAVAMMAVAADEMPMALARETILNLDKWQQNRCLGNACVCSRSCDQVHSKI; encoded by the coding sequence ATGAGAGTAGTAGCCTACAGTATAAAGTCCTTCGAAAAGGAACCTTTGGCTTTAGCCAATCATAAAAAACATGATATTACCTTAATTTCCAACCAACTGGGTGCAGAAACTGTAAATTATGCGGAGGGAAAGGAAGCAGTAATTGTATTTACCGATGATGTAGTTTCTGCTGCGGTCATCCATCAGCTTGCTGATATGGGCGTAAAATACATCGCTACACGTTCAACATCAACCATTCACATTGATCAGGAAGCTGCAGCTGCCAGAAACATCAAAATAGCCAATGTACCTGCTGTGGCCATGATGGCCGTTGCTGCAGATGAAATGCCGATGGCCCTGGCCAGGGAAACCATTTTAAATCTGGATAAATGGCAACAAAACAGATGCCTTGGTAATGCATGCGTATGCTCCAGATCTTGTGATCAGGTTCATTCCAAAATTTAA
- the hemN gene encoding oxygen-independent coproporphyrinogen III oxidase has product MDPKLIEKYHVAAPRYTSYPTVPYWDIEGFEEEKWLHAVRGTFNHSNSRDGISLYIHLPFCESLCTYCGCNTRITRNHKVEEPYLKAVLKEWSMYLKIFGRQPIIRELHLGGGTPTFFSAENLEFLIKGLLKDAILHAEAEFGFEAHPANTTDEHLESLYNLGFKRLSLGVQDFDPLVQLVINRIQSVDDVARVTESARSKGYNSINYDLIYGLPHQTIAGLAATITATLELKPDRIAFYSYAHVPWVKPGQRRYTEKDLPSAEVKQQLYELGREMLKAGGYVEVGMDHFTLVTDSLYKAALEGLLHRNFMGYTQQYSKLMVGLGVSSISDSWSAFAQNVKKVEEYLEIVNSGRLPVFKGHILNAEDLIIRMHILNLMCKGKTSWTLAEAQTKALAAGLERMKLIEADGLVILEDTGMMVTETGKRFLRNICMALDSRLWANQPQTQLFSMAG; this is encoded by the coding sequence ATGGATCCTAAACTGATAGAAAAATATCATGTAGCCGCGCCACGGTACACCAGTTATCCAACAGTTCCTTACTGGGATATTGAAGGTTTTGAAGAAGAAAAATGGCTGCATGCAGTACGTGGTACATTTAACCACAGCAATAGCAGGGACGGCATTAGTCTGTATATCCATTTGCCTTTTTGTGAAAGTCTTTGTACCTACTGTGGCTGTAACACCCGGATTACGCGCAACCATAAAGTAGAAGAACCTTATCTCAAAGCAGTATTAAAAGAGTGGTCGATGTACCTTAAAATATTCGGCCGGCAACCCATCATCCGTGAACTTCATCTTGGTGGTGGAACACCTACTTTTTTTAGTGCAGAAAATCTGGAATTCCTGATTAAAGGTTTGCTTAAAGATGCCATTTTACATGCCGAAGCTGAGTTCGGTTTTGAGGCACATCCAGCCAATACTACTGATGAACATTTAGAAAGCTTATATAATTTAGGCTTCAAAAGGTTAAGCCTTGGCGTGCAGGATTTTGATCCTCTGGTGCAATTGGTCATCAACAGGATTCAAAGCGTAGATGATGTGGCCAGGGTTACAGAAAGCGCAAGGAGTAAAGGTTACAATTCCATTAATTATGATTTGATTTATGGCTTGCCACATCAAACCATAGCGGGCCTTGCGGCAACCATTACCGCTACGTTGGAGTTAAAACCAGATCGTATTGCATTTTATAGTTATGCGCATGTGCCCTGGGTAAAACCTGGTCAGCGCAGGTACACAGAAAAAGATCTGCCTTCTGCCGAAGTAAAGCAACAGCTGTATGAATTGGGGCGCGAAATGTTAAAAGCCGGCGGATACGTTGAAGTGGGTATGGATCATTTTACCTTAGTAACGGATAGTTTATACAAAGCTGCTCTGGAAGGTCTTTTACACCGCAATTTTATGGGCTACACACAACAATACAGCAAATTGATGGTTGGATTGGGTGTTTCCTCTATAAGTGACAGCTGGAGTGCCTTTGCACAAAATGTTAAAAAGGTGGAGGAATACCTGGAAATTGTAAACAGCGGAAGGCTTCCGGTCTTTAAGGGACATATCTTAAACGCAGAAGATTTAATCATCAGGATGCACATCTTAAACCTGATGTGTAAAGGCAAAACTTCCTGGACTTTGGCTGAGGCACAAACTAAGGCATTAGCAGCAGGATTGGAAAGGATGAAGTTGATTGAAGCAGATGGTTTGGTTATTTTGGAAGATACTGGAATGATGGTAACCGAAACAGGGAAAAGGTTTTTAAGAAATATATGTATGGCTTTAGACAGCAGGCTCTGGGCCAATCAGCCACAAACGCAATTGTTTAGTATGGCAGGTTAG
- a CDS encoding sulfite exporter TauE/SafE family protein, which produces MTNTHLAFMIGLLGSIHCIGMCGPLAFAVPVLKPGWRYLLWDKLSYQAGRIISYCILGVVIGILGKQIWLAGLQNGVSIMSGLLILLAAASRLFNFSIRTNNSVLLKPFYKLFNYALKHKANHLIIGMLNGLLPCGFVYLALAGAVNTGSITEAVEYMFWFGTGTVPLMLIAGISAGFTGLAFRRKINKMLPWLMICLGIWFIFRGLQLDIPYLSPAKSGTITECR; this is translated from the coding sequence ATGACAAATACCCACCTGGCTTTTATGATCGGCTTACTGGGCAGCATTCATTGTATAGGAATGTGTGGCCCGCTAGCCTTTGCTGTACCGGTGTTAAAACCAGGATGGAGATACCTGCTATGGGATAAGTTATCCTACCAAGCAGGGCGCATTATCAGCTATTGCATATTAGGCGTTGTAATCGGTATTCTCGGAAAGCAGATCTGGCTGGCTGGCCTGCAAAATGGTGTGAGCATTATGAGTGGATTGCTGATCTTACTAGCGGCAGCATCGCGGCTGTTTAATTTTAGTATTCGGACTAACAATTCAGTGCTGCTAAAACCTTTCTATAAACTTTTTAACTATGCGCTTAAGCACAAGGCCAATCATCTGATTATAGGAATGTTAAACGGTTTGCTGCCATGCGGATTCGTTTACCTTGCATTGGCAGGTGCGGTAAACACCGGTAGTATAACTGAGGCAGTTGAATACATGTTTTGGTTTGGCACGGGTACGGTACCATTGATGTTAATTGCCGGGATCAGCGCAGGTTTTACAGGCTTGGCTTTCAGGAGAAAGATCAACAAGATGCTGCCCTGGTTAATGATCTGCCTTGGAATTTGGTTTATTTTTAGGGGACTACAATTAGACATCCCCTATTTAAGTCCCGCTAAAAGCGGGACCATTACAGAATGTAGGTAA
- a CDS encoding FixH family protein: MNWGTKLMIGMGLFMAFIIALGTLMIRSKSDALVDSNYYERGIHYDEDYQKKEQVKTDHAEPGLAISNTIVALTFKRPATGTVRMMRPADKRLDRTEPFKTNAQQQLEIPLQHFSKGRWKIELEWQSEGKSYLYEKEINL, encoded by the coding sequence ATGAACTGGGGAACAAAATTAATGATTGGAATGGGGCTTTTTATGGCTTTCATTATCGCACTGGGCACACTGATGATTCGCAGTAAAAGCGATGCATTGGTAGACAGCAACTATTATGAACGGGGTATCCATTATGATGAAGACTATCAGAAAAAAGAGCAGGTAAAAACAGACCATGCAGAGCCTGGACTTGCCATCAGCAATACCATTGTTGCACTAACCTTTAAAAGGCCGGCCACAGGTACGGTAAGGATGATGAGGCCTGCAGACAAACGACTGGACCGCACAGAACCGTTTAAAACGAATGCGCAGCAACAGTTAGAAATTCCGCTGCAACATTTTAGTAAAGGGCGCTGGAAGATAGAACTGGAGTGGCAAAGTGAGGGCAAATCTTATTTATATGAAAAAGAAATAAACCTGTAA
- the ccoG gene encoding cytochrome c oxidase accessory protein CcoG: protein MSQDPQNFRNQISTVTDDGKKRKWIYAKVIKGQLYKYRSLLSYFFLVLLFAAPFLRLNGEQLVLLNVLERKFVFFGIVFWPQDFYLFVLALLSFIVFIVLFTVVFGRVFCGWACPQTIFMEMVFRKIEYWIEGDSIQQKKLDEGPMNTEKILKKTFKHVLFIGISFLIANVFLAYLIGSAQLLTIITEPLTQHISGFLSISVFTTVFYLVFSRMRELVCTVACPYGRLQGVLLDNQTILVAYDYIRGEPRGKRKREENPKGDCIDCKLCVQVCPTGIDIRNGTQMECINCTACIDACDMVMEKINRPLRLIGFKSEDEIKNKQGFKLSKRIYGYSAVLLVLIGTLSFLLINRSEVKATILRASGTLYQLRDETQTVSNLYNAELVNKTSHNLKFEIIPDDPKAKIQYIEKEDSIAYGGSVKMTFFVILPLKSIEKYKTGLSFKLVSGGKVIDRFETTFIAPPKD, encoded by the coding sequence ATGTCACAAGATCCGCAAAATTTCAGAAATCAGATTTCAACCGTTACAGATGACGGAAAAAAACGAAAATGGATTTATGCGAAGGTGATTAAAGGGCAATTGTACAAATATCGCTCCCTGCTAAGTTACTTTTTTCTGGTGCTGCTTTTTGCAGCACCATTTTTAAGGTTAAACGGGGAGCAGTTGGTTTTGCTCAATGTGCTGGAAAGAAAATTCGTTTTCTTTGGCATTGTATTCTGGCCCCAGGATTTTTACCTGTTTGTACTGGCCCTGCTAAGTTTTATTGTTTTTATTGTACTTTTTACGGTTGTATTTGGCCGTGTCTTTTGCGGTTGGGCATGCCCTCAAACCATCTTTATGGAGATGGTGTTCCGCAAAATTGAATACTGGATTGAGGGAGACAGCATTCAGCAAAAAAAGCTGGATGAGGGCCCCATGAACACAGAAAAAATCCTGAAGAAAACTTTCAAACACGTACTTTTTATAGGCATTTCATTTTTAATTGCCAATGTGTTCCTGGCCTACCTGATTGGTTCTGCGCAATTGTTAACGATCATCACTGAACCGCTGACACAGCACATCAGTGGCTTTTTGTCTATCTCTGTATTCACCACCGTATTTTATCTGGTATTTTCCAGAATGCGGGAATTGGTTTGTACCGTAGCCTGTCCGTACGGAAGATTACAGGGGGTACTGCTGGACAACCAGACCATATTGGTTGCCTATGATTATATCCGGGGAGAACCCCGGGGTAAAAGAAAGCGGGAAGAGAACCCAAAAGGCGATTGTATTGATTGTAAATTGTGTGTTCAGGTATGCCCTACCGGCATCGACATCCGGAACGGCACACAAATGGAATGTATCAATTGTACGGCTTGCATAGATGCCTGCGATATGGTGATGGAAAAAATTAACAGGCCGCTCCGCTTGATTGGTTTTAAATCTGAAGACGAAATTAAAAATAAACAGGGCTTTAAACTCAGCAAACGGATCTATGGCTATAGTGCGGTGCTGCTGGTGCTCATCGGCACCTTAAGCTTTTTGCTCATCAACCGCAGTGAGGTTAAGGCGACCATATTAAGGGCAAGCGGAACACTTTACCAGTTACGAGATGAAACGCAGACAGTAAGTAACCTGTATAATGCGGAGCTGGTAAACAAAACCAGCCATAACCTCAAGTTTGAGATTATTCCTGATGACCCTAAAGCCAAAATACAATATATAGAGAAGGAAGACAGCATTGCTTACGGAGGCAGTGTTAAGATGACCTTTTTCGTGATTTTACCCCTAAAATCAATTGAAAAATATAAAACAGGTTTAAGTTTCAAACTCGTTTCCGGGGGAAAGGTCATTGATCGGTTTGAAACCACATTTATTGCACCACCTAAAGACTAA
- a CDS encoding cbb3-type cytochrome c oxidase N-terminal domain-containing protein, with protein MNEAVNSGWSTGSTSVDIVIGLMLVTAIIILCVSILMLKVIKFYIKESTNPTRFATPEEKARLKQEEEAALALIPKKPSIWSKLMQLKPLEEEKDLVMEHKFDGIAELNNPTPAWFMVLFYATIIFAIGYLLNYHVFGTGKLQDEEYVVELEQAEEAKLAFLANPVNAASAVNENNIELSKEDAVIKSGASLFANRCTPCHGDHAQGIVGPNLTDEYWLHGGTVKEVFKTIKYGVPEKGMIAWEKSLSAQQIADITNYVLSLQGSNPAGAKAPQGDKL; from the coding sequence ATGAACGAGGCAGTTAACAGCGGCTGGTCAACCGGCAGTACTTCGGTAGATATTGTAATCGGCCTGATGCTGGTTACCGCAATTATCATTCTTTGTGTGTCTATACTGATGCTCAAAGTAATTAAATTTTACATCAAGGAATCAACCAACCCAACGCGTTTTGCTACACCGGAAGAAAAAGCCAGGTTAAAACAGGAGGAAGAGGCAGCATTGGCCTTAATTCCGAAAAAACCATCTATATGGAGCAAGCTGATGCAGCTTAAACCACTGGAGGAGGAAAAAGACCTGGTTATGGAGCATAAGTTTGATGGCATTGCAGAGCTTAACAATCCTACCCCAGCCTGGTTTATGGTTCTTTTTTATGCCACCATCATCTTTGCAATTGGCTACCTGTTAAACTACCACGTTTTTGGTACCGGTAAACTACAGGATGAAGAGTATGTGGTAGAGCTGGAACAAGCAGAGGAAGCCAAACTGGCATTTCTGGCCAACCCGGTGAATGCAGCAAGTGCGGTAAACGAAAACAACATCGAACTGAGTAAAGAGGATGCCGTGATTAAAAGCGGCGCAAGTTTATTCGCCAACCGTTGTACCCCATGTCATGGTGATCATGCCCAGGGAATTGTAGGGCCAAACCTTACCGATGAATACTGGCTGCATGGCGGCACGGTTAAAGAGGTATTCAAAACCATAAAATATGGTGTTCCTGAGAAAGGTATGATCGCCTGGGAAAAATCATTGAGCGCCCAGCAGATCGCAGACATTACAAACTATGTTTTGTCATTACAGGGCAGTAATCCTGCAGGTGCAAAAGCCCCGCAGGGAGATAAATTATAA